One genomic region from Neisseria weaveri encodes:
- the fabI gene encoding enoyl-ACP reductase FabI → MGFLQGKKILITGMISERSIAYGIAKACREQGADLAFTYVVEKLEDRVRKMAAELGSELVFRCDVQSDDEINQLFVDLGKAWDGLDGLVHAIAFAPREALNGDFLDSISREAFNVAHEVSAYSLPALAKAARPMMQGRNASIVALSYLGAVRAIPNYNVMGMAKASLEAGIRFTASCLGREGIRCNGISAGPIKTLAASGIADFSKLLNHVAEQNPLGRNVTIEEVGNAAAFLLSDLSSGITGEITYVDGGYSINALKEPEQQ, encoded by the coding sequence ATGGGCTTTTTGCAAGGTAAAAAAATTCTGATTACAGGCATGATTTCCGAGCGTTCCATCGCATACGGCATTGCCAAAGCATGTCGCGAACAAGGCGCTGATCTTGCCTTTACTTATGTTGTCGAAAAACTGGAAGACCGCGTGCGCAAAATGGCGGCCGAATTGGGTTCCGAACTCGTATTCCGTTGCGACGTGCAAAGCGACGACGAAATCAACCAACTGTTTGTCGATTTGGGCAAAGCATGGGACGGTTTGGACGGTTTGGTTCACGCTATCGCCTTTGCTCCTCGCGAAGCGCTCAACGGCGATTTTCTCGACAGCATCAGCCGCGAAGCCTTCAACGTGGCACACGAAGTTTCCGCTTACAGCCTGCCTGCATTGGCCAAAGCCGCACGCCCGATGATGCAGGGCCGCAATGCCTCCATCGTTGCCTTGTCTTATTTAGGTGCCGTCCGCGCCATTCCCAACTACAACGTTATGGGCATGGCCAAAGCCAGCCTGGAAGCCGGCATCCGCTTTACCGCATCTTGCTTGGGTCGCGAAGGTATCCGCTGCAACGGTATTTCCGCCGGCCCGATTAAAACGCTGGCCGCTTCCGGTATCGCCGATTTCAGCAAACTGCTGAACCACGTTGCCGAACAAAACCCGTTAGGCCGCAATGTCACCATTGAAGAAGTAGGCAATGCCGCTGCTTTCCTACTGTCCGACCTGTCTTCCGGCATCACCGGCGAAATCACTTACGTTGACGGCGGATACAGCATCAACGCTTTGAAAGAGCCTGAACAACAATAA
- the dsbD gene encoding protein-disulfide reductase DsbD — translation MKKLLLLLTSWLMLLPQAYAVDPSKLLSPEEAFIPQVNVTEQGISAQFAIAEGYYLYQSKIEAETDPDGLLAEARYSKGEEKEDEFFGRQTVYHHTAQADWPYKQPQTPYKLILKYQGCAEAGVCYPPAEAVFDIQGNGLYQTGQAQEPAAAKNRFLKPDNTGLNKNTNTDSSRFKLSWDTLNANLLAFFLAGLGLSFTACMYPLLPIVSGIIIGDKNTSKSRAFILTLIYVQGLALTYTAVGVIAGLTGSLLTVWLQQPWVVLSAAAVMVLLSLSMFGIFNLQLPVAIQSYFQNQSSKLNGGKTVSVFVMGMLSALIVGPCVAPPLAFALGYIGQTGDAALGGLALYTLALGTGVPLILIGTFGGHILPRAGTWMNGIKYAFGFILLAVAVYLATPYLPYWLVASLYTILILAPAALLFYHMPKQKGRLKIIGLVSATALLLGGLWFGFQSLNRQTTALHHFLTLTPPSEQHGGYGHSFTDVSRLKAAMQQALTENPNQPVLLDFYADWCVSCKEMAAYTLNQPAVHEAVDMNRFFKIDVTANTPEHQALLKEYGLFGPPGIFAVHADGRRSEPLLGFVKPEAFIDWYRQNQQ, via the coding sequence ATGAAAAAACTACTCCTTCTCCTTACCTCCTGGCTCATGCTTCTACCCCAAGCTTACGCAGTCGATCCCTCTAAGCTGTTGTCTCCCGAAGAAGCCTTTATTCCCCAAGTAAACGTAACCGAACAAGGCATTAGTGCGCAATTCGCCATTGCCGAAGGCTACTATCTCTACCAATCTAAAATCGAAGCCGAAACCGATCCCGACGGCCTGCTTGCCGAAGCCAGATACAGTAAAGGCGAAGAAAAAGAAGATGAGTTTTTCGGCAGACAAACCGTTTACCACCACACCGCGCAAGCCGACTGGCCGTATAAACAGCCGCAAACGCCATACAAGCTGATATTAAAATATCAAGGCTGTGCCGAAGCCGGTGTCTGCTACCCCCCTGCCGAAGCCGTGTTCGACATTCAAGGCAACGGCCTTTACCAAACCGGGCAGGCTCAAGAACCGGCTGCAGCGAAAAACCGTTTTTTAAAGCCGGACAACACCGGCCTCAACAAAAATACCAATACCGACAGCAGCCGCTTCAAGCTTTCATGGGATACGCTGAACGCCAATTTATTGGCGTTTTTTCTCGCCGGCTTGGGTCTGAGCTTCACGGCCTGTATGTATCCTCTGCTACCCATCGTTTCCGGCATCATTATCGGCGATAAGAACACTTCCAAAAGCCGTGCCTTTATCCTGACTTTGATTTACGTTCAAGGCCTGGCACTGACCTACACCGCTGTCGGCGTTATTGCCGGCTTGACCGGTTCGCTGCTGACCGTGTGGCTGCAACAACCGTGGGTCGTACTGAGCGCTGCTGCGGTAATGGTTTTATTGTCTCTATCGATGTTCGGCATTTTCAATCTGCAATTGCCGGTTGCCATACAGAGTTACTTCCAAAACCAAAGCAGTAAACTAAACGGCGGCAAAACCGTTTCTGTATTCGTCATGGGCATGCTGTCGGCCTTGATTGTCGGCCCGTGTGTCGCACCGCCGCTTGCTTTCGCTTTAGGCTATATCGGCCAAACCGGCGATGCCGCATTGGGCGGATTGGCTCTATATACTTTGGCACTCGGTACCGGGGTACCCTTAATTTTAATCGGTACTTTCGGCGGCCATATCCTGCCCCGCGCCGGCACTTGGATGAACGGCATCAAATATGCTTTCGGCTTTATCCTGCTTGCCGTTGCCGTTTACCTGGCCACGCCCTACCTACCCTACTGGCTGGTTGCTTCCCTTTACACCATACTGATCCTCGCGCCCGCCGCTTTACTGTTCTACCATATGCCTAAACAAAAAGGCCGTCTGAAAATCATCGGCTTGGTTTCGGCAACTGCGCTGCTGTTGGGCGGATTGTGGTTCGGCTTTCAAAGCCTAAATCGCCAAACCACTGCGCTGCACCACTTCCTGACACTCACTCCGCCTTCGGAACAGCACGGCGGATACGGCCACAGCTTCACGGATGTCAGCCGACTCAAAGCCGCCATGCAGCAAGCTTTAACAGAAAATCCCAATCAGCCGGTATTATTGGATTTCTACGCAGACTGGTGTGTTTCCTGCAAAGAAATGGCTGCCTACACACTCAACCAGCCTGCCGTTCACGAAGCCGTCGATATGAACCGTTTCTTCAAAATCGACGTTACCGCCAACACGCCGGAACACCAAGCATTATTAAAAGAATACGGTCTGTTCGGCCCGCCCGGCATTTTTGCCGTGCATGCAGACGGCCGCCGCAGCGAACCTTTGCTCGGCTTTGTCAAACCCGAAGCCTTCATCGATTGGTATCGCCAAAATCAGCAATAA
- the folE2 gene encoding GTP cyclohydrolase FolE2: protein MKEIYRMNAAIADVQSTPDLRNMPINQVGIKDLRFPITLNTEEGTQATVARLTMTVFLPADQKGTHMSRFVALMEKQTEALSFSRLKTLTEEMTALLDSHSGKISVSFPFFRKKTAPISGIQSLLDYDVTLTGEIKNGAYSHTLKVLVPVTSLCPCSKEISQYGAHNQRSHVTVTLTCSEEVGIEEVIDCVEAQASCQLYGLLKRPDEKFVTEKAYENPKFVEDMVRDVATALRAESRICGFVVESENFESIHNHSAYAYIAYP from the coding sequence ATGAAGGAAATTTACCGCATGAACGCCGCTATTGCAGACGTGCAATCCACTCCTGATTTACGCAACATGCCGATTAACCAAGTCGGTATCAAAGACTTGCGCTTCCCCATCACCCTCAATACAGAAGAAGGCACACAGGCCACCGTTGCCCGCCTCACCATGACCGTTTTCCTGCCTGCCGACCAAAAAGGCACGCACATGTCGCGCTTCGTCGCCCTGATGGAAAAACAAACCGAAGCCTTAAGCTTCAGCCGTCTGAAAACCCTCACCGAAGAAATGACTGCCCTGCTGGATTCCCATTCCGGAAAAATCAGCGTTTCGTTTCCGTTTTTCCGTAAAAAAACCGCGCCTATTTCCGGCATCCAATCCCTGCTGGATTATGATGTCACCCTCACCGGAGAAATCAAAAACGGCGCATACAGCCATACATTGAAAGTATTGGTACCCGTTACCAGCCTTTGCCCCTGTTCCAAAGAAATTTCACAATACGGCGCGCACAACCAACGCTCGCACGTAACCGTAACCTTAACCTGCAGCGAAGAAGTCGGCATTGAAGAAGTCATCGATTGCGTAGAAGCCCAAGCCTCCTGCCAACTTTACGGCTTGCTGAAACGCCCGGACGAAAAATTCGTTACCGAAAAAGCCTACGAAAACCCCAAATTCGTTGAAGATATGGTGCGCGACGTTGCCACTGCATTGCGTGCGGAAAGCCGTATTTGCGGATTCGTGGTGGAAAGCGAAAACTTCGAATCCATCCACAACCACTCGGCATACGCCTACATCGCTTATCCTTAA
- a CDS encoding trans-sulfuration enzyme family protein: MKFATQAIHVGYDCDEHHRAIMPPIYQNSMFAMRKIGEQIPYRYSRLSNPTRRVLEDTVAQLEQGEAGFAFASGMAGIDAVWRTFLRPGDTIVAVADIYGGAYDLLVDVYAHWGIDVVFADLTEPDNLDNILAERKVKMLWLETPSNPLLRLVDIKTLAEKAKAAGVLVGVDNTFATPYLQNPLAMGCDIVFHSATKYLCGHSDVLMGVVVVKDKALAKPLHNMTVNTGAVAGPMDCALVLRGIKTLAVRMKQHCENALELAQRLQNHAAVEKVFFPGLAGHEHHDLAKRQMRHFGGVVSVYLKNDTQAAVDSVIQNLKLFKMASSLGGVESLVNHSYSQSHSGMSPEVKAGLGIKEGLLRFSVGIEDIEDIWSDIDNALNTVK; this comes from the coding sequence ATGAAATTTGCGACACAAGCCATCCATGTCGGTTACGACTGCGACGAGCATCACCGTGCGATTATGCCCCCGATTTATCAAAACAGCATGTTTGCCATGCGGAAAATCGGCGAGCAGATTCCTTATCGTTATTCGCGTTTGAGTAACCCGACGCGAAGGGTGTTGGAAGACACGGTTGCACAGTTGGAGCAGGGTGAGGCCGGCTTTGCTTTTGCCAGCGGCATGGCAGGTATCGATGCGGTCTGGCGTACTTTTCTTCGCCCGGGCGATACGATTGTGGCGGTAGCCGATATTTACGGCGGTGCTTATGATTTGCTTGTCGATGTGTATGCACATTGGGGCATTGATGTGGTGTTTGCCGACCTGACCGAACCGGACAATCTCGATAACATTTTGGCGGAACGGAAGGTAAAAATGCTGTGGTTGGAAACGCCGTCCAATCCTTTATTGCGCTTGGTGGATATTAAAACTTTGGCAGAAAAGGCCAAAGCAGCCGGCGTGTTGGTGGGTGTCGACAATACTTTTGCTACGCCGTATCTGCAAAACCCGTTGGCGATGGGCTGCGATATCGTATTTCATTCGGCAACCAAATATCTGTGCGGCCATTCGGATGTATTGATGGGCGTGGTGGTGGTGAAAGACAAAGCTTTGGCCAAACCTTTGCATAATATGACGGTAAACACGGGCGCGGTTGCCGGGCCGATGGATTGTGCGCTGGTGTTGCGCGGCATTAAAACTTTGGCGGTGCGTATGAAACAACATTGCGAAAACGCGCTGGAATTGGCGCAGCGCCTGCAAAATCATGCGGCGGTGGAAAAAGTATTTTTCCCCGGATTGGCCGGGCATGAACACCATGATTTAGCCAAACGGCAAATGCGCCATTTCGGCGGCGTGGTGTCGGTTTATCTCAAAAACGATACGCAGGCAGCGGTGGACAGCGTGATTCAAAACCTGAAGCTGTTTAAGATGGCATCGAGCTTAGGCGGTGTGGAAAGTTTGGTGAACCACAGCTATTCACAGTCGCACAGCGGCATGTCGCCGGAAGTCAAAGCCGGATTGGGTATTAAAGAAGGCCTGTTGCGGTTTTCGGTCGGTATTGAAGATATCGAAGACATTTGGTCGGATATCGACAATGCGTTGAATACCGTTAAATAA
- a CDS encoding ferredoxin--NADP reductase, which yields MAASPEAKYTEETVLWIKHHTPKLMTFAISRPEAYRFSAGQFSRLGFRDGEGFIWRAYSVVSAEYADTLEYFAVLIEGGPMSAKLAAMKEGDTILLDKNATGFLLPERFPDGKDLVMLCTGSGIAPFLSILEQPEIWQRFDRLALAHSVSYGNELIFNDRIAALAEHPLIEEHFHKLHFVPVVTRETTDGALGKRLPELLKNGELAAAFDMQFNTADTRFMICGNPAMVKDTFQALLDMGFAMHRNRIPGQIMMENGF from the coding sequence ATGGCCGCCTCACCCGAAGCCAAATATACGGAAGAAACCGTATTATGGATCAAGCACCACACACCCAAGCTGATGACATTCGCCATCTCCCGCCCCGAAGCCTACCGTTTTTCGGCCGGCCAATTTTCACGATTAGGCTTTCGTGACGGCGAAGGCTTTATTTGGCGCGCCTATTCCGTCGTTTCCGCCGAATACGCCGACACCTTAGAATACTTCGCCGTTTTGATCGAAGGCGGCCCCATGTCGGCCAAACTCGCCGCGATGAAAGAGGGCGATACTATCCTGCTCGACAAAAACGCCACCGGCTTCCTGCTGCCCGAGCGCTTCCCCGACGGCAAAGATTTGGTAATGCTCTGCACAGGTTCCGGCATCGCACCGTTTCTATCGATTTTGGAACAGCCCGAAATCTGGCAACGCTTCGACCGCCTCGCCCTCGCGCATTCCGTTTCTTACGGCAACGAACTGATTTTCAACGACCGCATCGCCGCCCTTGCCGAGCATCCGCTGATTGAAGAACATTTCCACAAACTGCATTTCGTACCCGTCGTTACCCGCGAAACCACCGACGGCGCCCTCGGCAAACGCCTTCCCGAACTGTTAAAAAACGGCGAACTTGCGGCCGCATTCGATATGCAGTTCAACACAGCCGACACCCGTTTCATGATCTGCGGCAACCCCGCCATGGTGAAAGACACTTTCCAAGCCTTGCTGGACATGGGTTTTGCCATGCACCGCAACCGAATTCCCGGGCAAATCATGATGGAAAACGGTTTTTAA
- the hpnC gene encoding squalene synthase HpnC has protein sequence MSVNHYENFPVGSLALPRRLRRPVHAVYAFARMADDIADEGEAGNEQRLQQLAKLRSELDKIGRGELPEMQVMRNLQQRAVVPFHLPLAPFYDLLSAFEQDVVKKRYETFAELVDYCRRSANPVGRIMLHLYGETDKLSLAQSDGICTALQLINFWQDVAVDWQKGRVYIPQEDLQKFDISEQQIAEGKVNFAFQRLMAYECNRAYKMLKAGSPLGKTLQGRIGFELRMIIIGGLTVLQKLDENRYDVFNNRPKLKAKDWWMIVKRAWLKK, from the coding sequence ATGTCGGTTAATCACTATGAAAATTTTCCGGTAGGTTCGTTGGCGTTGCCGCGCCGGTTGCGTCGCCCCGTCCATGCGGTTTATGCGTTTGCCAGAATGGCCGACGATATCGCAGACGAAGGAGAAGCAGGCAACGAACAGCGTTTGCAGCAACTGGCCAAATTGCGGAGTGAGTTGGATAAGATCGGTCGGGGCGAGTTACCGGAAATGCAGGTTATGCGGAATTTGCAGCAGCGTGCAGTTGTACCTTTTCATCTGCCTTTGGCACCGTTTTACGATTTATTGTCGGCATTTGAGCAGGATGTCGTGAAAAAACGCTATGAAACCTTTGCCGAACTGGTGGATTATTGCAGGCGCTCCGCCAATCCTGTCGGCCGGATTATGCTGCACTTGTACGGAGAAACCGATAAGCTCAGTTTGGCGCAAAGTGACGGTATCTGCACGGCTTTGCAATTGATTAATTTTTGGCAAGATGTAGCGGTCGACTGGCAGAAAGGCCGCGTCTATATTCCTCAGGAAGATTTGCAGAAGTTTGATATCAGCGAGCAGCAGATTGCGGAAGGTAAAGTGAATTTCGCTTTTCAAAGGCTGATGGCTTACGAGTGCAACCGCGCTTATAAAATGTTGAAGGCCGGCTCGCCGTTGGGCAAGACATTGCAGGGCAGAATAGGTTTCGAGCTGCGCATGATTATTATCGGCGGCCTGACGGTTTTGCAGAAATTGGATGAAAACCGCTACGATGTTTTCAATAACCGCCCTAAATTGAAAGCGAAAGATTGGTGGATGATTGTGAAACGGGCATGGTTGAAGAAATAG
- the ettA gene encoding energy-dependent translational throttle protein EttA, giving the protein MSQYVYSMLRVSKVVPPQKTIIKDISLSFFPGAKIGLLGLNGAGKSTVLRIMAGVDKEFEGEAVPMSGIKIGYLPQEPELDPEKTVREEVESGLGEVAAAQKRLEEVYAAYADPDADFDALAEEQGRLEAIIAAGSSSGGGMEHELEIAADALRLPEWDAKIGNLSGGEKRRVALCKLLLSKPDMLLLDEPTNHLDAESVEWLEQFLVRFPGTVVAVTHDRYFLDNAAEWILELDRGHGIPWKGNYSSWLEQKEKRLENEAKTEAARLKAMKQELEWVRQNAKGRQAKSKARLARFEEMSNYEYQKRNETQEIFIPVAERLGNEVIEFVNVSKSFGDKLLIDDLSFKVPPGAIVGIIGPNGAGKSTLFKMIAGKEQPDSGEVKIGQTVKMSLIDQSREGLQNDKTVFDNIAEGRDILQVGQFEIPARAYLGRFNFKGSDQSKIAGNLSGGERGRLHLAKTLLSGGNVLLLDEPSNDLDVETLRALEDALLEFAGSVMVISHDRWFLDRIATHILACEGDSKWVFFDGNYQEYEADKKRRLGEEGAKPKRIRYKPVTR; this is encoded by the coding sequence ATGAGCCAATACGTTTATTCCATGCTGCGCGTAAGCAAAGTGGTGCCGCCGCAAAAAACCATCATCAAAGATATTTCCCTATCGTTTTTCCCCGGCGCGAAAATCGGCCTGCTCGGTTTGAACGGCGCGGGCAAATCCACCGTGCTACGCATTATGGCAGGCGTGGATAAAGAGTTTGAAGGCGAAGCCGTGCCGATGAGCGGCATCAAAATCGGCTATCTGCCGCAAGAGCCGGAGCTGGATCCTGAAAAAACTGTGCGTGAAGAAGTGGAAAGCGGTTTGGGCGAAGTGGCGGCCGCGCAGAAGCGTTTGGAAGAAGTGTATGCCGCGTATGCCGATCCGGATGCCGATTTTGATGCGCTGGCGGAAGAGCAGGGCCGTTTGGAAGCGATTATCGCCGCAGGTTCTTCAAGCGGTGGCGGTATGGAGCATGAATTGGAAATCGCCGCCGATGCGCTGCGCCTGCCCGAATGGGATGCCAAAATCGGCAATCTTTCCGGTGGTGAAAAACGCCGCGTGGCCTTGTGCAAGCTGTTGTTGAGCAAGCCGGATATGCTGCTTTTGGACGAGCCGACCAACCACTTGGATGCCGAATCGGTGGAGTGGCTGGAGCAGTTTTTGGTGCGCTTCCCCGGCACCGTAGTGGCCGTTACCCACGACCGTTATTTCTTGGACAACGCCGCCGAATGGATTCTCGAGCTTGACCGCGGCCACGGCATTCCGTGGAAAGGCAATTACTCTTCTTGGCTGGAGCAGAAAGAAAAACGCTTGGAAAACGAAGCCAAAACTGAAGCCGCCCGCCTGAAAGCCATGAAGCAGGAATTAGAATGGGTGCGCCAAAACGCCAAAGGCCGCCAAGCCAAATCCAAAGCGCGTTTGGCACGCTTTGAAGAAATGTCTAACTACGAATACCAAAAACGCAATGAAACGCAGGAAATCTTTATTCCCGTGGCCGAGCGTTTGGGTAACGAAGTGATCGAGTTTGTAAACGTGAGCAAGTCGTTCGGCGACAAACTCTTAATAGACGATTTGAGCTTCAAAGTGCCGCCCGGCGCGATTGTCGGCATCATCGGCCCTAACGGTGCGGGTAAATCGACCCTGTTTAAAATGATTGCCGGTAAAGAGCAGCCCGACAGCGGCGAAGTGAAAATCGGCCAAACCGTGAAAATGTCGCTGATCGATCAAAGCCGCGAAGGTTTGCAGAACGACAAAACCGTGTTCGACAACATCGCCGAAGGCCGAGATATTCTGCAAGTCGGCCAGTTTGAAATCCCCGCCCGCGCTTATTTGGGCCGTTTCAACTTCAAAGGCAGCGACCAAAGCAAAATTGCCGGCAACCTTTCCGGCGGCGAACGCGGCCGCCTGCATTTGGCAAAAACTTTGCTGTCGGGCGGCAATGTGCTGCTGCTGGACGAACCTTCCAACGATTTGGACGTGGAAACCCTGCGTGCGCTGGAAGATGCTTTGCTGGAGTTTGCCGGCAGCGTGATGGTGATTTCGCACGACCGCTGGTTCCTCGACCGTATCGCCACCCACATTCTGGCTTGCGAAGGCGATTCGAAATGGGTGTTCTTCGACGGCAACTATCAGGAATACGAAGCCGATAAAAAACGCCGCTTGGGTGAAGAGGGTGCCAAACCGAAACGGATTCGCTATAAACCGGTAACGCGTTGA
- the porB gene encoding trimeric porin PorB, giving the protein MKKSLIALTLAALPVAAMADVTLYGQIKAGVEVNRVKVGSGSSAEKSHTETKIADFGSRIGFKGHEHIGNNLNAIWQVENKVSVAGGGSWASRDSFIGLEGDFGKVRAGKLSTQLKDMGAVDPWEYDSANLGLAQFTRTGTREVSVRYDSPVFSGFSGNVQFTPRDNAGDREDATGKKLPTKAQYFAGLNYENAGFFAQYGFGLKKNNYTANSKNKDGYVHRVEAGYDANNLFVAAGYQATKGWDTVATYQSALEGVDATELANTMQPTDNFALKTQEVAVTAAYRFGNVTPRVSYAHGWDVKNAAGGERAKGTKYDQVVVGADYDFSKRTTAMVSAGWLKQGKGDDKLQRTGGLVGLRHKF; this is encoded by the coding sequence ATGAAAAAATCTCTGATTGCTTTAACCCTGGCAGCTTTGCCTGTAGCAGCTATGGCTGACGTTACTTTGTACGGTCAAATCAAAGCTGGCGTTGAAGTAAACCGCGTAAAAGTTGGTTCTGGTAGCTCTGCTGAAAAATCTCACACTGAAACCAAAATCGCTGACTTTGGTTCACGTATTGGTTTCAAAGGCCACGAGCACATCGGTAACAACTTGAACGCAATTTGGCAAGTTGAAAACAAAGTAAGCGTAGCTGGTGGCGGTTCATGGGCTAGCCGTGATTCTTTCATTGGTTTGGAAGGTGATTTCGGTAAAGTACGTGCCGGTAAATTAAGCACTCAATTGAAAGATATGGGTGCAGTTGACCCTTGGGAATATGACAGTGCTAACTTGGGCTTGGCTCAATTCACTCGTACTGGTACTCGTGAAGTATCTGTTCGTTACGACTCTCCAGTATTCTCTGGTTTCAGCGGTAACGTACAATTCACTCCTCGCGACAATGCTGGCGATCGCGAAGATGCTACTGGTAAAAAATTGCCAACTAAAGCTCAATACTTCGCTGGTTTGAACTATGAAAACGCCGGTTTCTTCGCTCAATACGGTTTTGGTTTGAAGAAAAATAACTACACAGCTAACAGCAAAAACAAAGATGGTTATGTTCACCGCGTAGAAGCTGGTTACGATGCCAACAATCTGTTTGTTGCTGCCGGTTACCAAGCTACTAAAGGCTGGGATACCGTTGCTACTTACCAAAGCGCCTTGGAAGGTGTGGATGCTACAGAGTTGGCAAACACTATGCAACCTACTGATAACTTCGCTTTGAAAACTCAAGAAGTTGCTGTAACTGCTGCTTACCGTTTCGGTAATGTAACTCCTCGTGTTTCTTATGCTCACGGTTGGGATGTGAAAAATGCCGCTGGTGGTGAAAGAGCTAAAGGCACTAAATACGACCAAGTGGTTGTAGGCGCTGATTACGACTTCTCTAAACGCACTACCGCTATGGTTTCAGCCGGTTGGTTGAAACAAGGTAAAGGCGACGACAAACTGCAAAGAACTGGTGGTTTGGTTGGCTTGCGTCACAAATTCTAA
- the ubiD gene encoding 4-hydroxy-3-polyprenylbenzoate decarboxylase has translation MKYNDLRDFIQKLEQENKLKRIGLPVSPHLEMTEISDRVLRAGGPALLFENPVRQDGSRYDFPVLANLFGTPERVAMGMGADSVDKLREIGKTLAYLKEPEPPKGIKDAFSKLPLLKDIWSMAPNVVKKAPCQEIVIEGDDVDLNKLPIQHCWPEDVAPLVTWGLTVTRGPHKKRQNLGIYRQQLIGKNKLIMRWLAHRGGALDFQAHKKAHPGVPYPVAVVLGCDPATILGAVTPVPDTLSEYQFAGLLRGSRTELVKCIGNDLQVPARAEIVLEGVIHPDETALEGPYGDHTGYYNEQDWFPVFTVERITMRENPIYHSTYTGKPPDEPAVLGVALNEVFVPLLQKQFPEIVDFYLPPEGCSYRMAVVSIKKQYAGHAKRVMMGCWSFLRQFMYTKFIVVVDDDVDCRDWKEVIWAITTRMDPVRDTVLVENTPIDYLDFASPVSGLGGKMGLDATNKWPGETDREWGRVIERDKATVAKVDIMWNELGL, from the coding sequence ATGAAATACAACGATCTGCGTGATTTTATTCAAAAACTTGAGCAGGAAAACAAACTCAAGCGCATCGGTTTGCCGGTTTCTCCCCATTTGGAAATGACCGAAATTTCCGACCGCGTGTTGCGTGCCGGCGGGCCGGCTTTGTTGTTTGAAAATCCGGTGCGGCAAGACGGTTCGCGTTACGATTTTCCCGTGCTGGCCAATCTGTTCGGCACGCCCGAGCGGGTGGCGATGGGCATGGGGGCGGACAGTGTGGACAAGCTGCGCGAAATCGGCAAAACGCTGGCTTATCTGAAAGAGCCGGAGCCGCCCAAAGGCATTAAAGACGCGTTTTCCAAACTGCCGCTGCTGAAAGACATTTGGAGCATGGCACCGAATGTGGTGAAAAAAGCGCCGTGCCAAGAAATCGTGATTGAAGGCGACGATGTCGATTTAAACAAACTGCCGATTCAGCATTGTTGGCCGGAAGACGTTGCACCGTTGGTAACATGGGGGCTTACCGTTACCCGAGGCCCGCATAAAAAACGCCAGAATTTAGGCATTTACCGCCAGCAGCTTATCGGCAAAAACAAGCTGATTATGCGCTGGCTCGCACACCGCGGCGGCGCGTTGGATTTTCAAGCGCATAAAAAAGCCCACCCCGGCGTGCCGTATCCGGTGGCGGTGGTGTTGGGCTGTGATCCGGCCACCATTTTGGGGGCGGTAACGCCGGTGCCGGATACCTTGAGCGAATATCAGTTTGCCGGTTTGCTGCGTGGTTCGCGTACCGAATTGGTGAAATGTATCGGCAATGATTTGCAAGTGCCTGCGCGTGCCGAAATCGTGCTCGAAGGCGTTATCCACCCCGATGAAACCGCGCTGGAAGGGCCTTACGGCGACCACACCGGCTATTACAACGAGCAGGATTGGTTTCCGGTGTTTACGGTGGAACGCATTACCATGCGCGAAAATCCGATTTACCACAGTACTTATACCGGCAAACCGCCCGACGAACCTGCCGTGCTGGGCGTGGCCTTAAACGAAGTGTTCGTGCCGCTGTTGCAAAAGCAGTTTCCCGAAATCGTCGATTTCTACCTGCCGCCCGAAGGCTGTTCGTACCGCATGGCCGTGGTCAGCATCAAAAAGCAATACGCGGGGCACGCCAAGCGGGTGATGATGGGCTGCTGGAGTTTTCTGCGCCAGTTTATGTACACCAAATTCATTGTGGTGGTGGACGACGATGTGGACTGCCGCGACTGGAAAGAAGTGATTTGGGCGATTACCACCCGCATGGACCCCGTGCGCGATACGGTGTTGGTGGAAAATACGCCGATCGACTACCTCGACTTTGCCAGCCCCGTTTCAGGCTTGGGCGGCAAAATGGGCTTGGATGCCACCAACAAATGGCCGGGCGAAACCGACCGCGAATGGGGGCGCGTGATTGAGCGCGACAAAGCCACCGTGGCGAAAGTGGATATTATGTGGAATGAATTGGGGTTGTGA